A genomic stretch from Halorhodospira halophila SL1 includes:
- a CDS encoding ATP-binding protein, giving the protein MQSNTLLELELNAELRRVAEACRAWERLAQQIGLGEEAAGAVELALCEAINNAIIHACGNCPSRVVRVTVHQRADWLVLQVHDQGWPMTTEPASVDVRSGADCAEGGRGIGIIRGLMWHVRYRSGPAGNTLEMQYPLPGDQR; this is encoded by the coding sequence GTGCAGTCCAACACGCTCCTGGAGCTGGAGCTGAACGCCGAGCTGCGTCGGGTCGCCGAGGCGTGCCGGGCGTGGGAGCGGCTGGCCCAGCAGATCGGCCTGGGCGAGGAGGCCGCCGGGGCGGTGGAGTTGGCCCTGTGCGAGGCGATCAACAACGCCATCATCCACGCCTGCGGCAACTGCCCGAGCCGTGTGGTCCGCGTGACGGTCCACCAGCGGGCCGACTGGCTGGTGCTGCAGGTGCACGACCAAGGGTGGCCGATGACCACCGAGCCGGCTTCGGTGGACGTGCGAAGCGGCGCGGACTGCGCCGAAGGGGGGCGGGGGATCGGCATCATCCGCGGGCTGATGTGGCACGTTCGCTATCGATCCGGCCCGGCCGGAAACACCCTGGAGATGCAGTACCCCCTCCCGGGGGATCAACGGTGA
- a CDS encoding STAS domain-containing protein, which produces MAYTCADRDGVAVLQVDVDRLDASEAPAFKRAALEAVDLGVTRMVVDLSRVSFIDSSGLSALLSLRKNIDPAGSVVLAGVHAPKVVQLFRVTRLDQRVFPMYADAEQAVAALAE; this is translated from the coding sequence ATGGCCTATACATGCGCGGACCGGGACGGTGTGGCTGTCCTCCAGGTGGACGTCGATCGCCTCGACGCCAGCGAGGCGCCGGCCTTCAAACGGGCCGCACTGGAAGCAGTGGATCTCGGTGTTACGCGAATGGTGGTGGACCTAAGCCGGGTCAGCTTCATCGATTCCAGCGGCCTCTCCGCGCTGCTGTCGCTGCGCAAGAACATCGACCCCGCAGGCTCCGTGGTCCTGGCCGGCGTTCACGCCCCCAAGGTGGTGCAGTTGTTTCGCGTTACCCGGCTCGATCAGCGCGTTTTCCCCATGTACGCCGACGCCGAGCAGGCCGTCGCTGCCCTGGCGGAATGA
- a CDS encoding PP2C family protein-serine/threonine phosphatase, which translates to MDPSADEVSGRPIVLVVDDEPINLELLGRLLGDAYRVLVARSGEQALDIVARERLPDLVLLDITMPGISGYDVLDALQGEPRTRGVPVIFISARGDWEDEADGLARGAVDYITKPFNSAVVRARVGAHVKLKVRSDLLAANYRQLEAQQQRIEEDLRVASRIQQSLLPSAPPPGAGYALDWYYRPSAGLGGDLFVTIPLEDGRLVLYMLDVSGHGVSAALVSFSVAQSIRQWVAERRQVSPAALLDALDAEYPLERFDKFFTLIVLVYDPAAREIRYANAGHPPGLLIRQRGGSIPLEAGGLPVGIGGWGRYEEGRVAVAEGDLLFIYTDGLVDLEDAVGAHLSSARLEVVLRDWRGCPSDGVIRGVQRMMVEHSQQPPEDDITFACLRVTGRTA; encoded by the coding sequence ATGGATCCCAGCGCGGACGAGGTCAGCGGTCGCCCCATCGTCCTGGTCGTGGACGATGAGCCGATCAACCTGGAGTTGCTCGGGCGGTTGCTCGGCGATGCCTACCGCGTCCTGGTCGCCCGGAGTGGTGAACAGGCCCTGGATATCGTCGCCCGTGAGCGCCTGCCCGACCTCGTCCTGCTGGATATCACCATGCCGGGGATCAGCGGGTACGACGTCCTCGATGCCCTGCAGGGTGAGCCGCGTACGCGGGGTGTCCCGGTCATCTTCATCTCCGCCCGGGGCGACTGGGAGGATGAGGCCGATGGTCTGGCCCGCGGCGCGGTGGACTACATCACCAAGCCGTTCAACAGCGCCGTGGTGCGGGCCCGGGTGGGGGCGCACGTCAAGCTTAAGGTCCGCTCCGACCTGCTGGCGGCCAATTACCGTCAGCTCGAAGCGCAGCAGCAGCGGATCGAGGAAGACCTGCGTGTGGCGTCGCGGATCCAGCAGAGCCTGCTGCCATCCGCGCCGCCGCCAGGGGCCGGGTATGCGTTGGACTGGTACTACCGGCCAAGTGCAGGGCTCGGGGGGGATCTCTTCGTTACCATCCCGCTGGAAGATGGGCGGCTCGTGCTCTATATGCTGGACGTCAGTGGCCACGGAGTATCCGCGGCGCTGGTGTCATTCTCGGTGGCGCAGTCGATTCGCCAGTGGGTGGCCGAGCGCCGGCAGGTATCACCGGCGGCGTTGTTGGATGCCCTGGATGCGGAGTATCCGCTGGAGCGGTTCGACAAGTTTTTCACCCTGATCGTCCTCGTCTACGATCCCGCCGCGCGAGAGATCCGTTACGCTAATGCGGGTCACCCGCCCGGTCTGCTGATCCGACAGCGCGGCGGAAGCATCCCATTGGAAGCGGGCGGATTGCCGGTGGGCATCGGCGGCTGGGGCCGGTATGAAGAGGGCCGTGTTGCGGTTGCGGAAGGAGACCTGCTGTTCATCTACACGGACGGCCTGGTGGACCTGGAGGATGCGGTGGGCGCCCACCTGTCCAGCGCGCGGTTGGAGGTGGTGCTGCGGGACTGGCGCGGTTGCCCGAGTGATGGGGTTATCCGCGGGGTGCAGCGAATGATGGTAGAGCACAGTCAGCAACCGCCGGAAGACGACATCACCTTTGCGTGCCTGAGGGTGACCGGGCGCACGGCTTAG
- a CDS encoding tetratricopeptide repeat protein: MPTPRKGMVGLLLAVVIGVSTAIYLRIHPDIVHFRLAEWLDHLDRGAVATDHLERSIAAGLDHPDRLREATLTLLGRDEAEPAFVGAWRLNQSDALDPGTRSAFAGHFDRLGQPERALALYESNDGLGPAGIMHHASLLDRAGQPEAAMTRYRELLRELPAERVDTGQSTKPEDLADPETTQARLELARLLAERGRHDEAITEYRRVLDDQPEHQTARLGLARTLFWAGDTERAAAEIDGLETTDLEPQDRLMLADLQLSRGGYERAIDLYRDYLEGHPDDQETRYKKALALAWSARYDAAIEAFDQVLQARPHDRQLMRQFAQVLTWADQPDRAIELLQKSLED, from the coding sequence ATGCCGACACCGAGAAAGGGAATGGTCGGGCTGTTGCTGGCGGTCGTCATCGGCGTCAGCACCGCCATCTACCTCCGCATCCACCCCGATATCGTCCACTTCCGGCTCGCCGAGTGGCTCGATCACCTCGACCGCGGCGCGGTGGCCACCGATCACCTTGAGCGCAGCATCGCGGCGGGGCTGGATCACCCGGACCGGCTGCGCGAGGCGACCCTCACCCTGCTCGGACGCGATGAGGCCGAGCCGGCCTTCGTCGGCGCATGGCGCCTGAATCAGAGCGACGCCCTGGACCCCGGGACACGCTCGGCCTTCGCCGGACACTTCGATCGCCTCGGCCAACCCGAACGTGCCCTGGCGCTTTACGAGTCGAACGACGGACTCGGCCCCGCCGGGATCATGCACCACGCCTCGCTACTGGACCGCGCCGGACAGCCCGAAGCCGCCATGACACGCTATCGGGAACTGCTCCGGGAGCTGCCCGCGGAGCGGGTCGACACGGGCCAGAGCACGAAACCGGAAGACCTGGCAGACCCCGAAACCACCCAGGCCCGGCTGGAACTGGCCCGCCTGCTGGCCGAGCGCGGGCGGCACGACGAAGCGATCACCGAGTACCGGAGGGTCCTCGACGACCAACCGGAACATCAGACCGCCCGGCTCGGCCTGGCCCGCACCCTCTTCTGGGCCGGCGACACCGAACGGGCCGCTGCCGAGATCGACGGCCTCGAGACCACCGACCTGGAGCCGCAGGACCGGCTCATGCTGGCCGACCTGCAGCTCAGCCGTGGCGGCTACGAAAGGGCCATCGACCTCTACCGGGATTATCTGGAGGGCCACCCGGACGACCAGGAGACCCGGTACAAGAAGGCGCTGGCCCTGGCCTGGTCGGCCCGTTACGACGCCGCCATCGAGGCCTTTGACCAGGTTCTCCAGGCTCGACCACACGACCGGCAGCTGATGCGCCAGTTCGCTCAGGTTCTGACCTGGGCCGATCAACCCGACCGCGCCATCGAGCTCCTGCAGAAAAGCCTGGAGGACTAG
- a CDS encoding tetratricopeptide repeat protein, whose translation MAIGIAAGAVLLAGVMPLRQAAAQPPPIPPAEGSLVAAHEYISDRGARHQLARLLSYQPQRRAEALWHYRRLLEDTPHDPALVTETAEVLQWMGEEAAAVDLLTSLPAGTEQTRAGLLLQARVERSLGRAGRARAILEGLRPLEGRTEQLLDAAALTDSGALHGAEAVVRGLLAESPDDPGLRLQLGDLLQAQGRIYAAEHHYARLLADTPDQTLAAERLRRLPHRGPAEPADTPEPIAPQEAPAAPQTARDHLATAEQALQGGDIASAEQAVRRALELEPELTRADYLLAEVLIARNALAEAEEQLQQVATRFPDATEARLNLARLASWQGDYDRALDHYDALAAEHPTDPTFPLEAARLAGWAGEPDQARERYATLLTLLQAEPPAATSTPGPLTAAPPGPALPTPTDPAYPAAAEHRAVHQEARAKALVHDRHPRTALTVLQRAAEFQPHNLETAFDQAQIECTLGLCGAEQATYERVLDAVPNHPQAARQQALLKRQRGPRAGLHADYRNESGRDAEMETIGYGVHGSLPVATRARGHVSVDRWRYRFDPDPDEDIDEARGNRVHGTLSGVASTQLRWRTELAYTRFDDPDVKDSIEGRAEMDYHVSDRLRTRGGIAQERVLRNPKTASERINRRLAEAELDYYADRRVDLGATARTAHYSDGNRGLLLQFQPQVRVTEHPRQLTAGATFQYRDTQDEEDLYWTPQDYLAAGPFLEWHHDLARVFGCRALDHYYRVRLSAYRDSEHNTGTRLAAAYAWDAGDHLRLSADAFIERSSEWDAEGLHVNATWHFH comes from the coding sequence ATGGCCATCGGCATCGCCGCCGGCGCAGTGCTACTCGCCGGCGTCATGCCCCTAAGACAAGCCGCGGCGCAACCGCCGCCGATCCCCCCTGCGGAGGGGAGCCTGGTGGCTGCGCACGAGTACATCAGCGACCGGGGCGCCCGCCACCAGCTGGCCCGGTTGCTCTCCTATCAGCCACAGCGGCGCGCCGAGGCCCTGTGGCACTACCGGCGGCTTCTGGAGGACACACCGCACGACCCCGCGCTGGTCACCGAGACCGCCGAGGTGCTCCAGTGGATGGGCGAGGAGGCAGCCGCCGTCGACCTGCTGACCTCCCTGCCCGCGGGCACTGAGCAAACGCGCGCGGGCCTGCTCTTGCAAGCCCGGGTGGAACGCTCGCTGGGGCGGGCCGGCCGCGCCCGAGCCATTCTCGAGGGGCTGCGCCCCCTCGAGGGCCGCACCGAGCAGCTCCTCGACGCGGCAGCCCTCACCGACTCCGGCGCCCTCCACGGCGCCGAGGCTGTCGTCCGCGGGCTACTCGCCGAATCCCCCGACGACCCCGGCCTCCGGCTGCAACTCGGCGATCTCCTTCAGGCCCAGGGCCGGATCTACGCCGCCGAGCACCACTACGCCCGGCTGCTCGCCGACACCCCGGACCAGACACTGGCCGCGGAGCGCCTCCGGCGCCTGCCCCACCGTGGTCCGGCCGAGCCCGCCGACACCCCGGAACCGATCGCGCCCCAAGAGGCGCCGGCCGCACCGCAGACCGCACGGGATCACCTGGCGACTGCGGAACAGGCCCTGCAGGGCGGCGACATCGCGTCGGCCGAGCAGGCCGTCCGCCGCGCCCTGGAACTCGAGCCGGAACTCACCCGTGCGGACTACCTGCTGGCGGAAGTGCTCATCGCCCGCAACGCCCTCGCCGAGGCCGAGGAGCAGCTCCAGCAGGTCGCCACGCGCTTCCCGGACGCCACCGAAGCCCGCCTGAACCTGGCGCGGCTGGCGTCCTGGCAGGGTGACTACGACCGCGCCCTGGACCACTACGACGCCCTCGCCGCTGAGCACCCGACGGACCCGACTTTCCCCTTGGAGGCGGCCCGGCTCGCCGGTTGGGCCGGGGAGCCCGACCAGGCGCGAGAGCGCTACGCAACGCTGCTGACGCTTCTTCAGGCCGAGCCGCCCGCCGCGACCAGCACCCCGGGGCCACTTACCGCCGCGCCCCCCGGGCCGGCACTGCCAACACCGACGGACCCGGCCTACCCCGCCGCCGCCGAACACCGCGCCGTCCACCAGGAGGCCCGGGCCAAGGCTCTGGTCCACGACCGCCATCCCCGGACCGCCCTGACGGTGCTCCAGCGCGCCGCAGAGTTCCAGCCCCACAATCTCGAGACGGCCTTCGACCAGGCCCAGATCGAGTGCACCCTGGGGCTGTGCGGCGCCGAACAGGCCACCTATGAGCGGGTTCTGGACGCCGTCCCCAACCACCCCCAGGCTGCACGCCAGCAGGCCCTGCTCAAACGCCAGCGGGGTCCTCGGGCCGGTCTCCACGCCGACTACCGCAACGAGTCCGGGCGTGATGCCGAGATGGAAACCATCGGCTATGGGGTCCACGGCAGCCTGCCCGTGGCCACACGCGCCCGGGGCCACGTCTCAGTGGACCGGTGGCGCTACCGGTTCGACCCGGACCCCGACGAGGACATCGACGAGGCCCGGGGCAACCGGGTGCACGGCACCCTCAGCGGGGTGGCCAGTACCCAACTGCGCTGGCGGACCGAACTCGCCTACACCCGCTTCGACGACCCCGACGTCAAGGACTCGATTGAGGGTCGAGCCGAGATGGATTACCACGTGAGTGATCGCTTACGGACCCGGGGCGGGATCGCCCAGGAGCGGGTCCTGCGTAACCCCAAGACCGCCAGCGAGCGCATCAATCGGCGCCTCGCCGAGGCCGAGCTGGACTACTACGCCGACCGCCGCGTGGATCTGGGCGCCACGGCGCGCACCGCCCACTACTCCGACGGCAACCGCGGCCTCCTCCTGCAGTTCCAGCCGCAGGTGCGGGTGACCGAGCACCCGCGCCAGCTGACCGCCGGCGCCACCTTCCAGTACCGCGATACGCAAGACGAAGAGGACCTGTACTGGACGCCCCAGGACTACCTCGCCGCCGGCCCGTTCCTGGAGTGGCATCACGACCTGGCGCGGGTTTTCGGGTGCCGGGCGCTCGACCATTACTACCGGGTCCGCCTCTCGGCATACCGGGACAGCGAGCACAACACCGGCACCCGCCTGGCAGCCGCCTACGCCTGGGACGCCGGCGACCATCTGCGGTTATCCGCCGACGCCTTCATCGAACGATCCAGTGAGTGGGACGCCGAGGGCCTCCACGTGAACGCCACCTGGCATTTCCACTGA
- a CDS encoding glycosyltransferase family 2 protein, whose protein sequence is MGQRRFLNRSLLIILTGAAILSVFTYLIGRTALFLFADYLWYEKTAAAFLLLAEAFIMVHALGYFLNIYHANRTRPVDPAAPTAEREIPSATAPRFSYEQALKILPTENPPELAVVVAAHNEPLWLIEETLTCFYNLTYPNKRIFLLDDTRYDPSEQRSAEMAKYRQAIEDLCQGIGVHLFRRPWRGAKAGMINDFLAFLNDRAPAGFEFTRSPLDVEPFNIEYVAVFDADMNPLPEFAEPLIAQLESEPNLAFIQTPQYYSNFETNRVARAAGMQQAIFYEYICEGKSSQDAMFCCGTNVIFRRAALEDVGGFDETSVTEDFATSLRFHARGWRSAYINRLSAFGQGPQDLGAYFKQQFRWALGTVGLFRTVLQAMVRTPRQLSLAKWWEYSLSGTHYFVGWVFLIMVLSPTLYLLLGVPSFFARADIYLLFFFPYILLTITLFAFAMSQRKYRLRELVTGIVLQATAFPVYIKASLLGILGVRGSFTVTPKAGSNGLPLRALWPHLALIVLCTAAITWGVLRGVFEQEPLWALVVNTLWCSYHLTLLLAVFYFNHQPQEQTA, encoded by the coding sequence ATGGGTCAACGCCGCTTCCTGAACCGCAGCCTGCTGATCATCCTCACCGGCGCCGCCATCCTCAGCGTCTTCACCTACCTGATCGGTCGGACGGCGCTGTTCCTGTTCGCCGACTACCTGTGGTACGAGAAGACCGCGGCCGCATTCCTGCTACTCGCCGAGGCGTTCATCATGGTCCACGCCCTCGGCTACTTCCTGAACATCTACCACGCCAATCGCACCCGGCCCGTGGACCCCGCAGCGCCCACCGCCGAACGCGAGATCCCCTCCGCCACGGCACCGCGCTTTTCCTACGAGCAGGCCCTGAAGATCCTCCCGACGGAAAACCCGCCAGAACTCGCGGTGGTCGTGGCCGCACACAACGAGCCCCTGTGGCTGATTGAAGAGACCCTGACCTGCTTCTACAACCTGACCTACCCCAACAAGCGGATCTTCCTGCTCGACGATACCCGCTACGACCCATCGGAACAGCGCTCCGCGGAGATGGCCAAGTACCGCCAGGCGATCGAGGACCTGTGCCAGGGCATCGGCGTCCACCTCTTCCGGCGCCCCTGGCGCGGGGCCAAGGCCGGCATGATCAATGACTTCCTGGCCTTCCTCAACGACCGCGCGCCAGCCGGCTTCGAGTTCACCCGCAGTCCGCTGGATGTCGAGCCCTTCAATATCGAATACGTGGCCGTCTTCGACGCCGATATGAACCCGTTGCCCGAATTCGCCGAACCGCTGATCGCCCAGCTCGAGAGCGAACCGAACCTGGCCTTCATCCAGACACCGCAGTACTACTCCAACTTCGAGACCAACCGGGTCGCGCGGGCCGCCGGCATGCAGCAGGCGATCTTCTACGAGTACATCTGCGAGGGGAAAAGCTCCCAGGACGCCATGTTCTGCTGCGGTACCAATGTCATCTTCCGCCGCGCAGCGCTGGAAGACGTCGGCGGCTTCGACGAGACCTCGGTCACCGAGGATTTTGCCACCTCGCTGCGCTTTCACGCACGCGGGTGGCGCTCCGCCTACATCAACCGGCTCAGTGCGTTCGGGCAGGGTCCGCAGGACCTGGGCGCCTACTTCAAGCAGCAATTCCGCTGGGCGCTGGGCACCGTGGGGCTGTTCCGCACGGTCCTCCAGGCCATGGTGCGCACGCCGCGCCAGCTTTCGCTGGCCAAGTGGTGGGAGTACTCCCTTTCCGGCACCCACTACTTCGTCGGCTGGGTGTTCCTGATCATGGTGCTCAGCCCGACCCTCTACCTCCTGCTGGGCGTGCCGAGCTTCTTCGCCCGGGCGGATATCTACCTGCTGTTCTTCTTCCCCTACATCCTGCTGACGATCACCCTGTTCGCCTTCGCTATGAGTCAGCGCAAGTATCGGCTGCGCGAGCTGGTCACCGGGATCGTCCTTCAGGCCACGGCCTTCCCCGTCTATATCAAGGCCAGCCTGCTGGGCATTCTGGGGGTCCGGGGAAGCTTCACGGTCACCCCGAAGGCCGGTAGCAACGGGCTCCCCCTGCGCGCCCTGTGGCCCCACCTGGCACTGATCGTGCTGTGCACCGCGGCGATCACCTGGGGCGTACTGCGTGGCGTCTTTGAGCAGGAGCCGCTCTGGGCGCTGGTGGTCAACACCCTCTGGTGCAGCTACCACCTCACGCTGCTGCTGGCTGTCTTCTACTTTAATCATCAACCGCAGGAGCAGACGGCATGA
- a CDS encoding glycoside hydrolase family 26 protein: protein MNHRRLIRWAGGALICAHGLLPAGLPAGSAPPPAAPPVAFGVALDGAASRERLAHLEQALELEIGLVAIFIQFPEDPRHDNFPAEQLDAIRQAGGRPVLTWEPMYIADGEEHAIPAEELTGGAYDAYIRRFARGVKAFPEPVIIRFAHEMNLDRYHWGSTAEDYGPSAPTRYRAMFRHVVEIFRDEGAAEHARFAFNPNAESVPSPDRDPDADWNRPEAYYPGDAYVDVLGMDGYNWGTTRTREEHGWDSRFQSFQTIFEPLYRTLRDLAPDKPIYVFETATVTDGGDKAAWIEQAAASAVAWELAGLVWFHNDKEENWRLDTGVTPEDLEPLRRMITDPEALLEGRSRGD from the coding sequence ATGAACCACCGCCGACTGATCCGCTGGGCCGGCGGCGCCCTGATCTGCGCCCACGGACTGCTCCCCGCCGGACTCCCGGCGGGCAGCGCCCCGCCCCCCGCCGCACCCCCGGTGGCCTTTGGCGTGGCCCTGGACGGAGCTGCCAGCCGCGAACGCCTGGCCCACCTGGAACAGGCACTGGAGCTCGAGATCGGCCTGGTGGCCATCTTCATCCAGTTTCCCGAGGATCCGCGGCACGACAACTTCCCGGCGGAGCAGCTGGACGCCATCCGTCAGGCCGGCGGGCGGCCGGTCCTGACCTGGGAGCCGATGTACATCGCCGATGGCGAGGAGCACGCCATCCCCGCCGAGGAGCTGACCGGCGGCGCCTACGACGCCTACATCCGTCGTTTTGCGCGCGGCGTCAAGGCGTTCCCCGAGCCGGTAATCATCCGCTTTGCCCACGAGATGAACCTCGACCGCTACCACTGGGGCTCCACCGCCGAGGACTACGGCCCATCGGCCCCGACGCGGTATCGGGCGATGTTCCGGCACGTGGTGGAGATCTTCCGCGACGAGGGGGCAGCGGAGCACGCCCGCTTCGCCTTCAACCCCAACGCCGAGTCGGTCCCCTCGCCCGACCGCGACCCGGACGCCGACTGGAACCGGCCGGAGGCGTACTACCCCGGCGACGCCTACGTCGACGTCCTGGGCATGGACGGCTACAACTGGGGCACCACCCGGACCCGCGAGGAACACGGCTGGGACAGCCGCTTCCAGTCCTTCCAGACGATCTTCGAGCCGCTCTACCGCACCCTGCGGGATCTCGCCCCCGACAAACCCATCTACGTCTTCGAGACCGCCACCGTCACCGACGGGGGCGACAAGGCGGCCTGGATCGAGCAGGCCGCCGCGTCCGCCGTGGCCTGGGAGCTGGCCGGGCTGGTCTGGTTCCATAACGACAAGGAAGAGAACTGGCGGCTGGATACCGGTGTCACCCCGGAGGACCTTGAACCGCTGCGGCGGATGATCACCGACCCCGAGGCCCTGCTGGAGGGACGATCCCGTGGTGACTGA
- a CDS encoding quinone-dependent dihydroorotate dehydrogenase, whose amino-acid sequence MYALIRQLLFRLEPEQAHRVSMQLARLGLRIAAVPGVRSLPAVPRRVMGIDFPNPVGLAAGFDKDGEYMDVLEQLGFGFLELGTVTPRAQPGNPQPRVFRIPEHEALINRMGFNNQGAEPLVRRLEVSRHRGVVGINIGKNRDTPPERAVEDYAQALGMVYGVADYVAVNLSSPNTPGLRDLQHEGALRNLIDRLQTERKRLAELHDKRVPLVVKIAPDWEAGELDATLDILLERRVDGIVATNTTLGRTGVEQTPQARESGGLSGAPLREQAEWVLEQVAARRDRRTALIAAGGIMSGEDVTRRLDLGADLVQLYTGMIYRGPGLVQEAVRAAARHAGQPA is encoded by the coding sequence ATGTACGCCCTGATCCGCCAACTGCTGTTCCGCCTCGAGCCCGAACAAGCCCATCGCGTGAGTATGCAGCTCGCCCGCTTGGGTCTGCGTATCGCCGCCGTCCCCGGGGTGCGCAGCCTGCCGGCCGTGCCGCGGCGGGTGATGGGTATCGATTTCCCCAATCCGGTGGGCCTGGCCGCCGGCTTTGATAAGGATGGCGAGTACATGGACGTACTCGAGCAGCTCGGCTTTGGCTTCCTGGAGTTGGGCACGGTAACGCCCCGCGCGCAACCGGGTAATCCGCAGCCGCGGGTCTTCCGCATCCCCGAGCACGAGGCCCTGATCAACCGCATGGGTTTCAACAACCAGGGGGCCGAGCCGCTGGTCCGCCGGCTGGAGGTCTCGCGCCACCGCGGTGTGGTGGGTATCAACATCGGCAAGAATCGGGATACACCCCCCGAGCGGGCCGTCGAAGACTACGCCCAGGCGCTGGGGATGGTTTACGGGGTGGCCGACTATGTGGCGGTCAACCTCAGCTCGCCGAACACCCCGGGGCTGCGCGACCTGCAGCACGAGGGCGCGCTGCGCAACCTGATCGACCGCCTGCAGACCGAGCGCAAGCGGTTGGCCGAGCTGCACGACAAACGGGTGCCGCTGGTGGTCAAGATCGCCCCGGACTGGGAGGCCGGGGAGCTGGACGCCACCCTGGATATCCTGCTCGAACGCCGGGTGGACGGCATCGTCGCCACCAACACCACCCTCGGGCGCACCGGGGTGGAGCAGACCCCCCAGGCCCGCGAGAGTGGGGGGCTCAGCGGTGCGCCGTTGCGGGAGCAGGCCGAGTGGGTCCTGGAGCAGGTGGCGGCCCGCCGTGATCGGCGGACGGCCCTGATCGCTGCCGGGGGGATCATGAGCGGTGAGGACGTGACCCGGCGCCTCGATCTCGGTGCGGATCTGGTCCAGCTCTATACCGGCATGATCTACCGCGGTCCCGGCCTGGTCCAGGAGGCCGTGCGAGCCGCCGCCCGCCACGCCGGGCAGCCCGCCTAG
- a CDS encoding lytic murein transglycosylase codes for MPRPPRWPILMAVCLTAPALADDFEQCVSSLRDDLKEQGRDAAVVEETFAGVEQLERILELDREQPEFVQTFRDYLDARLTEERVDRGREMMAEHRELLWQIHDDFGVPPRYLVALWGMETHYGSYFGEVPIIDAMTTLACEGRRARFFFHQLDATVALLEDGKLERDGLRGSWAGALGHTQFMPATLREHAVDYDGSGRIDLRDSVADALASGANYLRAMGWQPGLRWGREVRLEDDFDFDHLGLDDPRALDEWQQLGVRRADGSDLPQSDIQAALLLPMGRNGPAFLVYENFRRIMGWNASVSYALSVGLLADRLDGAPPLRAGFPDDPAPRRSELRQAQEVLNELGFDAGTPDGLLGPRTRAALRAYQQDQGLPADGYPDPKILERLQEKAE; via the coding sequence ATGCCACGCCCCCCCCGCTGGCCGATCCTCATGGCGGTGTGCCTGACCGCCCCCGCCCTCGCCGACGACTTCGAGCAATGCGTCAGCAGTCTTCGTGACGACCTCAAGGAGCAGGGCCGCGACGCGGCCGTGGTCGAGGAAACCTTCGCCGGGGTCGAGCAGCTCGAGCGCATCCTCGAGCTCGACCGCGAGCAGCCGGAGTTCGTACAGACCTTCCGCGACTACCTCGACGCCCGGCTCACCGAGGAGCGCGTCGACCGCGGCCGGGAGATGATGGCCGAACACCGCGAGCTGCTCTGGCAGATCCACGACGATTTCGGCGTCCCGCCGCGCTACCTGGTGGCCCTGTGGGGCATGGAGACCCACTACGGCAGCTACTTCGGCGAGGTGCCGATCATCGACGCCATGACCACCCTCGCCTGCGAGGGCCGTCGGGCGCGCTTCTTCTTCCACCAGCTGGACGCCACGGTGGCCCTCCTCGAAGACGGCAAGCTCGAGCGCGACGGCCTGCGCGGCTCCTGGGCCGGCGCCCTGGGGCACACCCAGTTCATGCCCGCCACCCTGCGCGAGCACGCTGTGGACTACGACGGCTCGGGGCGCATCGATCTACGCGACAGCGTGGCCGATGCCCTAGCCTCCGGGGCCAACTACCTGCGCGCCATGGGCTGGCAGCCGGGCCTGCGCTGGGGCCGTGAAGTCCGCCTTGAAGACGACTTCGATTTCGATCACCTGGGCCTGGACGACCCCCGGGCGCTGGACGAGTGGCAGCAGCTGGGCGTGCGCCGGGCGGACGGCTCCGATCTGCCTCAGAGCGATATCCAGGCCGCGCTGCTGCTACCCATGGGCCGCAACGGCCCGGCGTTCCTGGTCTACGAGAACTTCCGCCGGATCATGGGCTGGAACGCCTCGGTCTCCTACGCGCTCTCCGTGGGGCTGCTGGCCGACCGGCTCGACGGCGCCCCGCCGCTTCGCGCGGGCTTCCCCGATGACCCGGCCCCGCGCCGCAGCGAGCTGCGCCAGGCCCAGGAGGTACTCAACGAGCTGGGCTTCGACGCCGGCACCCCCGACGGCCTGCTGGGGCCACGGACCCGCGCAGCGCTGCGCGCCTACCAGCAGGACCAGGGGCTACCGGCCGACGGCTATCCGGACCCAAAGATCCTCGAACGACTCCAGGAGAAGGCGGAATGA
- a CDS encoding glutaredoxin family protein — MSDERPAASPSEDPGEQRRLQRRIDRAVEGLVLYERPWCPFCMRVNLTLRSLGIDLERRDIGQDPQAARELEEQGGKRMVPCLYIPDGGAGQWLYESGDIAAYLSALVEELGPDTREG; from the coding sequence ATGAGCGATGAGCGCCCCGCAGCGAGCCCCAGCGAGGATCCCGGCGAGCAGCGCCGCCTGCAGCGCCGCATCGACCGCGCGGTCGAGGGGTTGGTGCTCTACGAGCGGCCGTGGTGCCCGTTCTGCATGCGCGTCAATCTCACCCTGCGCAGCCTCGGGATCGACCTGGAGCGCCGGGACATCGGCCAGGATCCCCAGGCGGCCCGCGAACTCGAAGAGCAGGGCGGCAAGCGCATGGTGCCCTGCCTGTACATCCCCGATGGCGGTGCCGGGCAGTGGCTCTACGAGTCGGGGGATATCGCCGCCTACCTGAGCGCGCTGGTCGAGGAACTCGGTCCCGACACCCGCGAGGGGTGA